A window from Pseudobutyrivibrio ruminis HUN009 encodes these proteins:
- a CDS encoding galactose ABC transporter substrate-binding protein, with translation MSKRRLFLCGIALIAVAGGIFGGYHMVQSKEKTEPQVIRVGITMYNQYDPFTEEIRHNIEDYLAAYGTENDLEVDSTVVYSGKNQLVQNDQVIDFIDKNYDVICVNLVDRTDPSVIIEAAKSADVPIIFFNRELVEDDLKRFNKLYYVGARPEDSGKIQGQIVIDALNERFDEIDVNGDGIIQYVLLEGEAGHQDAILRSRVSVETIKAAGYEMEMLGDEIANWDRKQAQTKMTSMLAGYPRQIELVLANDDNMALGALDALTEFGVQNNPLIVGVNGQEEVLLDISEGKIEGTALNNAKEKGRIIAELSMGIAIDGRPPEDIQMEDGKYYYVPYERIDNTNVFKYTNSQ, from the coding sequence ATGAGTAAGAGAAGGTTATTTTTGTGTGGAATAGCATTAATTGCTGTGGCTGGCGGTATTTTTGGGGGCTACCATATGGTTCAATCCAAGGAAAAGACTGAACCTCAGGTAATAAGGGTTGGAATTACTATGTACAATCAGTATGATCCTTTTACAGAAGAAATCAGGCATAATATCGAGGATTATCTTGCTGCCTATGGTACGGAAAATGATTTAGAAGTAGATAGTACTGTTGTATATTCTGGCAAGAACCAGTTGGTACAAAACGACCAGGTTATTGATTTTATTGACAAAAACTATGACGTTATCTGCGTAAACCTTGTTGATAGAACTGACCCTTCAGTGATAATTGAGGCTGCTAAATCGGCTGATGTTCCGATCATTTTCTTTAACCGTGAGCTTGTAGAGGATGATTTAAAGCGCTTTAATAAGCTTTATTATGTTGGAGCCAGACCTGAAGATAGCGGAAAGATACAGGGGCAGATTGTTATTGACGCCTTGAATGAACGATTTGATGAGATAGATGTTAATGGAGATGGCATCATACAATATGTTCTTTTAGAGGGTGAGGCTGGCCATCAAGATGCAATCCTTCGAAGCAGAGTTTCTGTAGAAACCATAAAAGCTGCAGGATACGAGATGGAAATGCTTGGAGATGAAATCGCAAATTGGGATAGAAAACAGGCCCAAACTAAAATGACATCTATGCTGGCAGGATATCCTAGACAAATCGAGCTTGTTCTTGCTAACGATGACAATATGGCTCTCGGTGCTTTGGATGCATTGACTGAATTTGGAGTACAAAACAATCCTTTAATAGTGGGAGTGAATGGTCAGGAAGAGGTTCTTTTAGACATTTCGGAAGGCAAAATCGAAGGTACTGCTTTGAATAACGCTAAGGAAAAGGGGCGAATTATAGCTGAATTGTCTATGGGAATTGCAATAGATGGAAGACCGCCAGAGGATATCCAAATGGAGGATGGTAAATATTATTATGTTCCTTATGAACGTATAGATAACACGAATGTTTTTAAGTATACTAATTCCCAGTGA
- a CDS encoding substrate-binding domain-containing protein, whose protein sequence is MRRNRFFIGMFLVLLLLIIGEFYVYANSSVFEGEDERISFVVTGDNLDDWETLKSGAETAALDNKCQVTFLNSPTSAGVEGEIELINRQIYEGAEYVYVASGFYDELYTYIKEQGLKNKVRFVKNGNCDDDKYSIIADDYSMGSDYGKYIIDSGLTGALYVMYSNESVNNCNFIHGLEESVEDSEVYLKKELVTMDDSSLINHIYNIYRSGLYSGMILLDDNVLDSAMSLGIDQKSDFAIYGVDDRQAAVYYLDSGLIQALACKDDYTMGYLAVKAVLNNGEKVSDEGVPLYYIINKEQIYSEEYEKILFPFVK, encoded by the coding sequence ATGAGACGAAATAGATTCTTTATCGGCATGTTCCTGGTTCTTCTCTTGTTAATCATTGGTGAGTTTTATGTATACGCCAACTCAAGCGTATTTGAGGGCGAGGATGAGCGTATTTCATTTGTTGTGACTGGAGACAATCTGGATGATTGGGAAACATTAAAATCTGGTGCAGAAACAGCTGCGCTGGATAATAAGTGTCAGGTTACATTTTTGAATAGTCCTACATCTGCTGGGGTGGAAGGAGAAATTGAGTTAATCAATAGACAGATATACGAGGGAGCAGAATATGTATATGTTGCCTCAGGCTTTTATGATGAGTTGTACACTTATATCAAAGAACAGGGGCTAAAAAACAAAGTTAGATTTGTAAAGAATGGAAATTGTGATGATGATAAATACTCTATCATAGCTGATGACTATTCAATGGGTTCCGACTATGGAAAATACATTATTGATAGTGGGCTTACTGGGGCGTTGTATGTTATGTACAGCAATGAATCGGTGAACAACTGCAATTTTATCCATGGACTAGAAGAATCAGTAGAAGATTCAGAGGTTTATTTGAAAAAGGAACTTGTCACAATGGACGACAGCTCCTTGATAAACCATATTTACAATATTTATAGATCTGGTTTGTATAGTGGAATGATTCTGCTGGATGATAATGTGCTTGATTCTGCAATGTCATTGGGGATTGATCAAAAATCTGATTTTGCAATTTATGGAGTCGACGATAGACAGGCGGCTGTTTATTATCTCGACAGTGGCTTGATTCAGGCTCTTGCTTGCAAAGATGATTACACGATGGGGTATTTGGCGGTAAAGGCTGTGCTTAATAATGGAGAAAAGGTTTCTGATGAAGGCGTGCCTCTTTATTACATAATCAATAAAGAACAGATTTATTCAGAGGAGTATGAAAAAATCCTATTTCCATTTGTTAAATAA
- a CDS encoding sensor histidine kinase, which yields MKLFDFQNQFYRLRRASKRRSIQLVISISFTLVAIISMSFMAMAFYTNYINTSRQNAIDNDEKIVEQISWNLNSYLRNMMGVSNSMYYSVIKNLDLTSDSMTKEMDILYEANKDDLISIACISQDGALISAAPIATRKNGVDFTEQSWFSDTEEEKAENFHFSEPHVQNMFESDNYRYYWVVSLTRSIDLNYMGYIRRGILLVDMNYSAIEQMFMKANESGEGYVYLIDSNGEIIYHPAQKAIYSGLANENNIVAASYDDGNYIETFEGNERAVIVKTVGYTGWKIVSVTPVKELIGESFQLRVFMLIILTITIFMILFGNLFIARVVTNPIKKLEDSIGVIDAGMLDEDVIFIGGTHEIRHLGRTIKSLVVQMRTMMEESVAEQKEKRKSELNALQAQINPHFLYNTLDSVVWMIESEKYPEAISMITSLASLFRISLSKGNNIITIRDEITHAKNYLAIQKVRYKNKFEANIDVDPAIEDCITIKLIIQPLIENAIYHAVGDLYDEGVIDIKGYEKDGDIYIEVKDNGMGIPPEKLKDLLKEKGKSQGKGSGIGLWNINQRINLYFKEDYGLKIESELDVGTTAIIHLPKIYYKDYIGGDGNETK from the coding sequence ATGAAACTATTTGATTTTCAAAATCAATTTTATAGATTGCGTCGCGCGTCAAAGCGAAGGAGTATACAGCTTGTTATTTCTATTTCCTTTACGTTGGTTGCCATAATCAGCATGAGCTTTATGGCTATGGCCTTTTATACCAACTATATCAATACATCCAGACAGAATGCTATTGATAACGATGAGAAGATAGTAGAGCAGATAAGCTGGAATCTTAATTCGTATTTACGTAATATGATGGGCGTTTCCAATAGTATGTACTACAGCGTAATCAAGAATTTGGATTTAACTAGCGATAGTATGACTAAAGAAATGGACATCCTGTACGAGGCAAACAAGGATGATCTCATAAGTATCGCATGCATTTCCCAGGATGGAGCCCTTATTTCTGCTGCGCCAATCGCCACCAGAAAAAATGGGGTGGATTTTACGGAGCAGTCCTGGTTTAGCGATACTGAAGAAGAGAAAGCAGAGAATTTCCACTTCTCGGAGCCACATGTTCAAAACATGTTTGAAAGTGATAATTATCGATATTATTGGGTTGTTTCGCTCACCCGTAGTATTGATTTAAATTACATGGGCTATATCAGGCGAGGCATCCTTTTGGTAGACATGAACTATTCCGCAATAGAGCAGATGTTCATGAAGGCGAATGAGTCTGGTGAGGGCTATGTATACTTGATAGATTCAAACGGGGAGATTATCTATCATCCTGCCCAAAAGGCTATATATTCAGGTCTTGCTAATGAAAACAATATTGTGGCGGCTAGCTATGATGATGGAAATTATATCGAGACATTTGAAGGCAATGAAAGAGCAGTTATCGTAAAGACGGTAGGCTACACAGGCTGGAAAATTGTATCCGTAACACCTGTAAAGGAGCTGATAGGCGAAAGCTTCCAGCTGCGTGTATTCATGCTTATTATTCTTACAATAACTATTTTTATGATTCTTTTTGGAAACCTTTTCATTGCAAGAGTGGTTACTAACCCTATTAAGAAGCTAGAGGATTCTATTGGGGTTATCGATGCAGGTATGCTTGATGAGGATGTAATATTTATTGGTGGAACTCATGAAATCAGGCATCTGGGCCGTACCATAAAATCTCTGGTAGTTCAGATGAGAACCATGATGGAAGAAAGCGTTGCGGAGCAAAAAGAAAAACGTAAATCCGAATTAAATGCTTTGCAAGCTCAGATAAATCCTCACTTCCTGTATAACACATTGGATTCCGTTGTTTGGATGATTGAATCGGAGAAATATCCAGAAGCTATTTCTATGATTACAAGCCTTGCTTCCCTATTTAGAATTAGTCTTAGCAAGGGGAACAATATCATTACAATCAGAGATGAGATTACTCATGCAAAGAATTATTTAGCGATTCAAAAGGTTCGTTATAAAAATAAGTTTGAAGCAAACATCGATGTTGATCCCGCTATTGAGGATTGCATCACCATTAAGCTTATTATTCAGCCTTTAATAGAGAATGCCATTTATCATGCTGTGGGGGATTTGTATGATGAAGGTGTGATTGATATAAAAGGCTATGAAAAGGATGGAGATATTTATATCGAAGTTAAGGATAATGGAATGGGAATTCCTCCTGAGAAACTAAAGGATTTGCTTAAGGAAAAGGGCAAATCTCAAGGTAAAGGCTCTGGTATTGGATTGTGGAACATCAATCAGCGTATTAATCTTTATTTTAAGGAGGACTATGGCCTGAAAATTGAAAGTGAATTGGATGTAGGAACCACTGCCATAATTCATTTGCCAAAAATCTACTACAAGGATTACATAGGAGGTGACGGAAATGAGACGAAATAG
- a CDS encoding response regulator transcription factor, translating to MYNVMLVDDEEEVRIAIEKKINWQDLGFNVVATAENGQDALERALEAQPDVVMTDINMPFMNGLEFSKQLKAELPATKFVIFSGYDEFEYAKEAIELSAEEYILKPIDADELHSIFTRIKHTLDEEFDKRRNLQNLEKYYQESFPFFREQFLIGLIEGHIEVDRIAEIASDYGEDIKGNFYAVGIIKLSFENSEQFNNTDRKLFSVSLNQLAKETLKDYGNYHCLNYLGNVIVLGCFEKENEYEEFVSNLDMICKLSAKLIEVPTTAGVGLMVNELKDLFSSFKSAREATAYRKLFDENQAFSIMDVEPDKTDINLFENDNVNTILKLIKIGSTEELNVTIHEFFSNFSQKGIGLYQMKISILEAYFEVLKLAKNYDISGLSIDGNDGDIFEFLDNIDSIQEVEKWFLDKCFFIQKEIKKSRMDSTEVLVDKAKEYIREHYKDSDLSVDKVCSNLNVSANYFSAVFKKNTGESFVSYLTNIRLKKAVELLETTDEKAYVIAGLVGYDEPNYFSYVFKKAYGISPSKYRQQRES from the coding sequence ATGTATAATGTTATGTTAGTTGATGATGAGGAGGAAGTCCGCATCGCCATTGAAAAAAAGATTAATTGGCAGGATTTGGGGTTTAATGTTGTAGCAACTGCGGAAAACGGTCAGGATGCTTTGGAGAGAGCGCTTGAGGCCCAGCCGGATGTGGTTATGACTGATATTAATATGCCTTTTATGAATGGCTTGGAGTTTTCAAAGCAGTTAAAGGCGGAGCTTCCTGCAACTAAATTTGTTATTTTCTCTGGCTATGATGAGTTTGAGTACGCCAAGGAAGCAATCGAACTTTCAGCCGAAGAATATATTTTAAAGCCTATTGATGCAGATGAGCTGCATTCTATTTTTACGCGTATCAAACACACCTTAGATGAGGAGTTTGATAAGAGGCGGAATCTTCAAAATCTTGAAAAATACTATCAGGAGAGCTTCCCATTTTTTAGGGAGCAGTTTCTTATTGGCCTTATTGAGGGGCATATTGAGGTTGATAGGATAGCTGAGATAGCGTCTGATTACGGAGAAGATATTAAGGGGAATTTCTATGCCGTCGGCATAATCAAATTATCCTTTGAAAACAGTGAACAATTTAATAATACCGATAGAAAGCTATTTTCTGTTTCATTGAATCAACTTGCAAAGGAAACATTAAAAGACTACGGAAATTATCATTGCTTGAATTACCTGGGCAATGTTATTGTGCTGGGCTGTTTTGAGAAAGAAAATGAATACGAAGAGTTTGTTTCTAATCTTGATATGATTTGTAAGCTTTCTGCGAAGCTAATAGAGGTGCCAACTACTGCTGGTGTTGGCTTAATGGTAAATGAACTTAAGGATTTATTTAGTTCTTTTAAATCAGCTCGAGAGGCTACTGCCTATAGAAAGCTTTTTGATGAAAATCAGGCATTTTCTATTATGGATGTGGAGCCGGATAAGACAGATATAAATCTATTTGAAAATGATAACGTAAATACGATTCTTAAACTAATTAAGATTGGTTCGACTGAAGAGTTAAATGTTACTATTCATGAATTCTTTTCTAATTTTAGCCAAAAAGGGATTGGGCTATATCAGATGAAGATTTCTATTCTGGAAGCTTATTTTGAAGTCCTGAAACTTGCAAAGAACTATGATATTTCTGGATTATCGATTGATGGCAATGATGGTGATATTTTTGAGTTTTTGGACAATATTGATTCTATCCAGGAAGTTGAAAAATGGTTCTTAGATAAGTGCTTCTTTATCCAAAAGGAAATCAAAAAGAGTCGAATGGATTCAACAGAAGTACTTGTAGATAAAGCTAAGGAATATATTAGGGAACATTATAAGGATTCGGACTTATCGGTAGATAAAGTTTGCTCAAACCTTAATGTTAGCGCTAATTACTTTTCTGCTGTATTTAAGAAAAATACAGGGGAAAGCTTTGTTTCATATCTGACTAATATCAGACTAAAAAAGGCGGTAGAGCTGCTTGAAACAACAGATGAAAAGGCATATGTAATAGCAGGTCTTGTTGGCTATGATGAGCCTAATTACTTTAGCTATGTATTCAAGAAAGCCTATGGCATATCACCATCAAAGTATAGACAACAAAGGGAAAGCTGA
- the mmsB gene encoding multiple monosaccharide ABC transporter permease: MKNKKASLDMKQYGMFIALIVIYLIFAILTGGKNLTPMNINNLVMQNGYVVILAIGMLLCVLTGNVDLGVGSVVALCGATAGIMMMDYKMNMWVAIIAALAIGLLVGMFAGFFIAYLSIPPFVVTLATMLMGRGLTYTLLQAQTKGPLPTNYNFIGAGFLPTYKIFFGDGILDLVSIAVALIASVALIWNEIRGIKTKKKYNFVLTPTWQTVTKLVIELFIIWFFFYKLARYNGLPFVLLIMVVLIGIYAFVTTKTVAGRQIYALGGNRKAANLSGIDTNKVFFWVYTNMGVLSAIAGIVLSARNGSSTPKAGDGFEMDAIASCYIGGAAVAGGSGSILGAVVGAFVMGVLNNGMSLFGWSTDIQKIVKGAVLLGAVTVDVLSKRKKN, translated from the coding sequence ATGAAAAATAAAAAAGCAAGTCTTGATATGAAACAATACGGCATGTTCATTGCCCTTATTGTTATTTATTTGATATTTGCCATTCTTACTGGTGGCAAAAACCTTACACCAATGAACATCAACAACCTTGTTATGCAAAATGGTTACGTTGTTATCCTTGCAATTGGTATGTTGCTTTGCGTATTAACTGGTAACGTTGACCTTGGTGTTGGTTCAGTAGTTGCATTGTGTGGTGCCACAGCTGGTATCATGATGATGGATTACAAAATGAATATGTGGGTTGCTATTATAGCAGCACTTGCTATCGGCCTTTTAGTTGGTATGTTTGCTGGATTCTTTATAGCATATTTGAGCATCCCACCATTCGTAGTTACCCTTGCTACAATGCTTATGGGTAGAGGATTAACATACACACTTTTACAGGCTCAGACAAAAGGTCCTCTTCCTACAAACTACAACTTTATTGGAGCAGGTTTCCTTCCTACATACAAGATTTTCTTTGGTGACGGAATTCTTGATTTAGTTTCAATTGCTGTTGCACTTATTGCTTCAGTAGCTCTTATTTGGAATGAAATCAGAGGAATCAAGACAAAGAAGAAATATAATTTTGTTCTTACTCCAACTTGGCAGACAGTTACAAAGCTTGTAATTGAGCTCTTCATTATTTGGTTCTTCTTCTACAAGCTTGCTCGTTACAATGGACTTCCATTTGTTCTTCTTATCATGGTAGTTCTTATTGGAATTTACGCATTTGTTACTACAAAGACTGTAGCTGGACGTCAGATTTACGCTTTAGGTGGTAATAGAAAAGCAGCAAACCTTTCTGGTATCGATACTAACAAGGTTTTCTTCTGGGTATATACAAACATGGGCGTTCTTTCAGCTATTGCAGGTATCGTTCTTTCAGCCAGAAACGGATCATCTACTCCTAAAGCTGGTGATGGTTTCGAGATGGATGCCATTGCATCTTGCTATATCGGTGGTGCTGCCGTAGCTGGTGGTTCTGGTTCTATCCTTGGTGCAGTTGTTGGAGCCTTTGTAATGGGTGTTCTTAACAACGGTATGTCACTTTTTGGATGGTCAACAGATATCCAGAAAATCGTAAAGGGTGCTGTACTTCTTGGCGCTGTTACTGTAGACGTTCTTTCTAAGCGTAAAAAGAACTAA
- the mmsA gene encoding multiple monosaccharide ABC transporter ATP-binding protein, with product MSDYILEMKHIVKEFSGVRALDDVNLQVKKGEIHALCGENGAGKSTLMNVLSGVYPYGSYEGDVEYHGEICKFHNLRDSEAKGIVIIHQELALSPLLSIAENVFLGNEQLKMKGVIDWTKTRQKAQEMLARVGLENENVNAPVNSLGVGKQQLIEIAKAMAKKVELLILDEPTAALNDEESKKLLDIMFELKKQGITCIIISHKLNEISYVADAVTIIRDGKTIETLVKGVDDFSEDRVIKAMVGREMTNRYPEREGVTIGDTIFEVKNWNVYHPDDPERQVLKDINIEVKAGEVVGLAGLMGAGRTEFAMSVFGHSYGQKISGTVKINGKEVHLNTVKDAIDNKLAYVTEDRKTNGLILIGDIKENMTIAARPKFFSKHGVINGNEEILAAEEYKKKINIKSNSINQVVGSLSGGNQQKVVLAKWMLTQPDVLILDEPTRGIDVGAKYEIYCIINDLAKAGKAVIVISSEMPEIIGTCDRIYVINEGEIAGELSSAEVSQEKIMQCVMAHNRKDDGNEK from the coding sequence ATGTCAGATTACATCTTGGAAATGAAGCATATTGTAAAAGAGTTTTCTGGAGTTAGAGCCCTTGATGATGTTAATCTGCAGGTTAAAAAGGGAGAGATTCATGCTCTTTGTGGGGAAAATGGTGCTGGAAAATCTACTCTGATGAATGTTTTATCAGGAGTTTATCCATACGGCTCATATGAGGGAGATGTTGAATATCACGGCGAAATCTGCAAATTCCATAACTTAAGAGATTCAGAGGCGAAAGGAATCGTTATTATCCATCAGGAGCTTGCTCTTAGCCCACTTCTTTCAATTGCTGAAAATGTTTTTCTAGGTAACGAACAGCTTAAAATGAAGGGCGTTATTGATTGGACAAAGACAAGACAAAAAGCCCAGGAAATGTTAGCTAGAGTTGGTCTTGAAAATGAAAATGTCAATGCTCCAGTAAATTCACTTGGCGTTGGTAAACAGCAGCTTATTGAAATTGCAAAGGCAATGGCAAAAAAGGTTGAGCTTCTTATTTTGGATGAGCCTACAGCGGCTTTGAATGATGAGGAGTCAAAGAAGCTTCTTGATATCATGTTTGAATTAAAGAAGCAGGGTATTACATGTATTATTATTTCTCATAAATTGAACGAGATTAGCTATGTTGCTGATGCCGTTACAATTATCAGAGATGGTAAGACAATCGAAACACTTGTTAAGGGTGTTGATGATTTCTCTGAGGATAGAGTTATTAAGGCAATGGTTGGTCGTGAAATGACTAATCGATATCCTGAAAGAGAAGGTGTCACTATTGGTGATACAATTTTTGAGGTTAAGAATTGGAATGTATATCATCCTGATGATCCAGAGCGTCAGGTACTTAAAGACATTAACATCGAAGTTAAAGCTGGTGAGGTTGTTGGCCTGGCCGGTCTGATGGGAGCAGGTCGTACCGAATTTGCCATGAGTGTATTCGGTCATAGCTATGGTCAGAAAATCTCAGGAACTGTAAAAATAAATGGCAAAGAAGTCCATTTAAATACAGTCAAGGATGCTATTGATAACAAGCTTGCGTATGTAACTGAGGATAGAAAGACAAATGGTCTTATTCTTATTGGTGATATCAAGGAGAATATGACAATTGCTGCTCGTCCAAAGTTCTTCTCAAAGCATGGTGTTATTAATGGGAACGAGGAAATCCTTGCAGCTGAAGAATATAAAAAGAAAATTAACATAAAATCGAATTCCATCAATCAGGTTGTTGGATCACTTTCAGGTGGTAACCAGCAGAAGGTTGTCCTTGCTAAATGGATGCTTACACAACCGGATGTATTGATTTTGGATGAACCAACTCGTGGTATCGATGTTGGTGCTAAATACGAAATTTACTGTATTATCAACGATTTAGCAAAGGCTGGAAAAGCAGTCATTGTTATTTCTTCTGAAATGCCTGAAATCATTGGTACCTGTGACCGTATTTACGTTATCAATGAGGGCGAGATTGCGGGAGAGCTTTCTAGTGCAGAAGTATCTCAAGAAAAAATCATGCAGTGTGTAATGGCACATAATAGAAAGGATGATGGAAATGAAAAATAA
- the chvE gene encoding multiple monosaccharide ABC transporter substrate-binding protein, giving the protein MKKRVLSFMMTAALAMGLFAGCGPADTGADPAATTDTATESSDSSTPAASNGKRVAVAMPTQSSERWINDGNNMKEKLEALGYEVDLQYAEDDVQAQVSQIENMIAAGADCLVIAAVDSSALVNVEEQAKEAGIPIIAYDRLLMDTDAVSYYATFDNKGVGTAIGKYIEESKDLANTDETYTIEFFMGSPDDNNAVMLYNGLMEVLQPYLDDGTLVCKSGRTSFEDTCILRWSQETAQQNCENYLTGFYADEKLDICATAFDGFAYGCKAALEGAGYTVGEDWPLITGQDAELMATKNIIAGSQTMSIYKDTRLLADKCVTMVQAVLEGSEPEINDTEQYNNGKITVPSYLCTPVAVDKDNYKEIIVDGGYYTEEQLAE; this is encoded by the coding sequence ATGAAAAAACGTGTTCTAAGTTTTATGATGACAGCCGCTCTTGCAATGGGGTTATTTGCAGGATGTGGCCCTGCAGACACAGGCGCTGATCCAGCTGCTACAACTGACACAGCAACAGAATCTTCTGATTCTTCAACACCTGCAGCTTCAAACGGAAAGAGAGTTGCAGTTGCAATGCCTACTCAGTCTTCAGAGAGATGGATTAATGATGGTAACAACATGAAAGAGAAGCTTGAGGCTCTCGGATATGAGGTTGACCTTCAGTATGCTGAGGATGATGTACAGGCTCAGGTGTCTCAGATTGAGAACATGATTGCTGCTGGCGCTGATTGCTTAGTAATCGCTGCAGTTGATTCATCAGCTCTTGTAAACGTAGAAGAGCAGGCTAAGGAAGCTGGTATTCCTATCATCGCTTACGACCGTCTTCTTATGGACACAGACGCTGTTTCTTACTACGCAACATTCGATAACAAGGGTGTTGGTACAGCAATTGGTAAGTACATCGAAGAGTCAAAGGATTTGGCTAACACAGATGAGACTTACACAATCGAGTTCTTCATGGGATCTCCAGATGATAACAACGCTGTAATGCTTTACAACGGACTTATGGAAGTTCTTCAGCCATACCTTGATGATGGTACATTAGTATGTAAGTCAGGTAGAACATCATTTGAAGATACTTGTATCCTCAGATGGTCTCAGGAAACAGCACAGCAGAACTGTGAGAACTACTTAACAGGTTTCTATGCTGATGAAAAGCTTGATATCTGCGCAACAGCTTTTGATGGTTTTGCTTATGGATGTAAGGCAGCTCTTGAGGGAGCAGGCTACACAGTAGGCGAGGATTGGCCACTTATCACAGGTCAGGATGCAGAGCTTATGGCTACAAAGAACATCATCGCTGGCTCACAGACAATGTCAATCTACAAAGACACACGTCTTCTTGCTGACAAGTGCGTAACAATGGTTCAGGCAGTTCTTGAAGGCTCAGAGCCAGAAATCAACGACACAGAGCAGTACAACAATGGAAAGATTACAGTTCCTTCATACCTTTGCACACCAGTTGCAGTAGATAAGGACAACTACAAAGAAATCATTGTTGATGGCGGCTACTACACAGAGGAGCAGTTAGCTGAATAG
- a CDS encoding AzlD domain-containing protein, translated as MTRTYIYILVAAVVSTFIRILPVTVFRKQIKNRFIRSFLYYVPYVTLAVMTFPAIIDATQVKLAGIIALIVGVIAAWFNQSLFKVAALCCIVVFVCELVLA; from the coding sequence ATGACTAGAACTTATATTTATATATTAGTGGCTGCCGTTGTTAGTACGTTTATACGTATTTTGCCAGTCACAGTTTTTAGAAAACAAATAAAGAATCGATTCATTCGTTCTTTTTTATATTATGTTCCTTATGTGACTCTTGCAGTTATGACATTTCCAGCAATCATTGATGCAACACAGGTAAAGCTTGCTGGAATAATTGCATTGATTGTGGGAGTTATAGCTGCCTGGTTTAATCAAAGCCTGTTTAAAGTAGCAGCACTTTGCTGCATTGTTGTATTCGTATGTGAATTGGTATTAGCTTAA
- a CDS encoding AzlC family ABC transporter permease yields the protein MNLKKTNSNLTVFREGVRDGFPIGLGYFAVAFSLGILARTAHFTPLQGFINSFLNRASAGEYAVYTVVAAGAGFVEMAIMTLVVNARYLLMSTALSQKFDPKTPLIHRMLVGFSVTDEIFAITINRPGFINPIYNYGACAIAVPCWALGTSCGIVAGELMPLRVVSAFSVALYGMFLACIMPEARKHRIVAVFIIISFVLSYLASRLEVFASISAGTKTIILTVVIAAVAAILFPHPMEEDDD from the coding sequence ATGAATTTGAAAAAAACTAATTCGAATTTAACAGTATTTAGAGAAGGAGTGAGAGATGGTTTTCCTATCGGACTAGGATATTTTGCTGTTGCTTTTTCTCTTGGAATTCTTGCTAGAACCGCTCATTTCACTCCACTGCAGGGTTTTATTAATTCATTCTTAAATCGTGCTAGTGCAGGTGAATATGCCGTATATACGGTAGTGGCTGCTGGAGCTGGTTTTGTGGAAATGGCAATTATGACTTTAGTCGTCAATGCCAGATATCTACTGATGTCTACGGCCTTAAGTCAAAAGTTTGATCCTAAAACCCCTTTGATTCATAGAATGCTAGTGGGATTTAGTGTCACTGATGAGATTTTTGCTATAACCATTAACAGACCTGGTTTTATCAATCCAATCTATAATTATGGCGCTTGTGCAATAGCAGTTCCCTGCTGGGCTCTTGGAACTTCATGTGGAATTGTTGCAGGAGAGTTGATGCCTCTTAGAGTGGTTAGTGCATTTTCTGTTGCTTTGTATGGAATGTTTTTAGCTTGCATTATGCCGGAAGCCAGAAAACACAGAATAGTGGCAGTGTTTATTATAATAAGCTTTGTTCTTAGCTATTTAGCATCTAGATTAGAAGTTTTTGCATCCATATCAGCTGGAACAAAAACTATTATTCTTACTGTTGTAATTGCTGCTGTAGCTGCAATACTATTTCCGCATCCAATGGAGGAAGATGATGACTAG